The genomic window GCGCTTCAGCTCGCGCTGCAATTCCTGGAGCCGCCCCATCAGCCGCAGGCGTTCCTCGCGCATGTTCATCCGCGGGTCTCCCGTTTGACCATCGGGCAGAACTGGTTGTCGTCGACCTTCTGCTGCAGGCGCGTCATTTCGCGCGTGAACATCAGCAGCGCGTCGCGGATCTCGACCAGAAGCTGCCCGTCCTGTTTAACCATCTGGCGGTAGGCGTCGATCTTGCGGTGGTCGAAGTACCAGATGATGAGGATGATCCCGGGCAGGCCGAAGGCTTTGAGCACCTGCAGGGCCATGTCGAAGGTTGACGCCGCTTGTACTGCGTCCATGCTCACTCCAATGTCTTGATGCCGGCAAAGTGCCGGTCGTAGGTGTTGCCCGGCTCGAAGCGCGAGAGCACGAAGGCGCGGCGCGAGGAGCTGGCGTTGTAGAATTCGCCGTCGGCCTTGATCATGCCCACGTGTCCGAAGGGACGGCGCGCGGAGAAGGTGAACCAAACCAGGTCGCCGAGCGCGCTTTCACGCCAGCCCGATTTCTCGGCTCCGCCCCAGACCGCCCACATCTTGCGCGCCGTGGTGCGCGGGAAGTGGAAGCCCGCACGGCGGCAGACGTACCACAGCGATCCGGAGCAGTCGGCGCCGGCCCGATCCTCGCCGCCCCAAACGTAGGGCACGCCGAGGAAGGCCTCGAGCTCGGCCGCGAGGCGCTCGCACCTTGGATCAGAAGATCCCGCTGATGGCGAGGCCCAGGCCGACAAACAGGCCAGAGAGCACAAGACCAACAGCCAGGTTGCCGTTCTTGATCTCAGCGACAAAGTCCACCTCCGGCGTAGCGCGATCGACGATGTGATAGGCGGCCATGAACAGCACAACGGCCAGCAGGCCGCTGATCAGGCAGGCCACCAGGTAGCTGACGAGTCCCATTGAATCCTCCGTAGCGGTGCATTGCGCGCCCATTCTAGGCAGGCGGGCGAGTACGTTTTGGACGTGCCGGACGTACCGGACGAATAATCGCGGACGCCCCCGCAGATAGCGTCCAGTGCGTCCGGTGCGTCCAATGAGCTGCTGAGAATCCTGTTAGCTTTTGCGCGATGGCACAGGACGCAACTAACTGGTTCGAGATCTTCAGGCTGGGCCGCTATCCCCAAGGCGACTGGTCCGATCCGGCCAAGATCGACGCGCTGATCGCGCGCTATGACGCCTCGGTTCACGAGGCTCCGCTGATTCTCGGCCACTCCAAGGACGATCAATCCGAGCAGCCGTCCTACGGCTGGGTGACCGAGCTCAAGCGCGTGGGTAACGGGATTTTGGCCCGTGCGCGGCAGGTGCCGCAGGCGTTCCGTGAGGCGGTCGAGGGCGGGCGGTTCCCCAAGCGCTCGGTCGAGATCTGGCGCGACCTGGAAGGCAAGGGGCCGTATTTGCGCGCCATCGCCTTCCTCGGTGCGACCACGCCGCAGATCAAGGGCCTGGCACCGGTCAAGTTCGGTGACGGGGGAGAATTCGACGTTTTCGAGCTCGAGGCCAAAGGCGGCTTCGACTCGTTCGAGCAGGAAAACCAACCGGGGAGCGGGGGCGCCCCGGATGCCCAAGGGAACGGGGTGCCCCCGGAAAACACGGAGGGACAGATGGATTTACAGGAGCAGCTCGACGCCCTGCAAAAGCAGATGGCCGAGCTTAAAGCCGGGAAAGAGACCGAGGCCGCGAAGTTCGCGGAGGAGGCAACGAAGCAGGCCGAGGCGCTCAAGGCCAAGGATTCCGAGCTGGCCAAGCTCAAGTCCCAGGGCCGCCGGTCCGAGCTGGAGAGCTTCTTCGACAAGCTCGCGGCCGAGGGCAAGGTGGCTCCGGCGTGGAAGGACGCGGGCATCGTGGCCTTCATGGAGCAGCTCGAGAGCGAGGCCGGCGACGAGGTCGCGGTGCTCAGCTTCTCGGACGAGAAGAAGGACCTGTCCCCGCTCGATTACTTCAAGGCTTTCCTGGAGAGCCTGCCCGAGGTGGTGAACTTCAAGGAGATCGCCACCAAGGCCAAAGCCCAGCCCGAGCCCGAGCTGAGCAAGTTCAACGCCCAGGGCGGCAAACTGGATGAGGAGCGCGC from Candidatus Alcyoniella australis includes these protein-coding regions:
- a CDS encoding DUF350 domain-containing protein gives rise to the protein MGLVSYLVACLISGLLAVVLFMAAYHIVDRATPEVDFVAEIKNGNLAVGLVLSGLFVGLGLAISGIF
- a CDS encoding NlpC/P60 family protein, with protein sequence MPYVWGGEDRAGADCSGSLWYVCRRAGFHFPRTTARKMWAVWGGAEKSGWRESALGDLVWFTFSARRPFGHVGMIKADGEFYNASSSRRAFVLSRFEPGNTYDRHFAGIKTLE